Genomic segment of Anguilla rostrata isolate EN2019 chromosome 13, ASM1855537v3, whole genome shotgun sequence:
ATGCAGTCTCACTCAAGTTCATTACCCTTTTATGAAATATGGTTTTCTGTTTGAGAGACCCTGATTAAGGCTGAGTAATTGCAGACCAGCAGTGGCCAGTGTTGCCACATACTGATGATTTAGTGGCGATTTAGCAGACGTAGACTGGGTGGTTATTTTCTCTGCACAGTGTTTCGAAAAACCCCTTGAGGAAAAACAGCTACACAACTCCATTAGGACTGTACTGTAATGCATGATGTAATCCACAGTTCGGCATTCAAAAATGATGTGATGACATCATCGAGCCTGCAGTGGGGAGCGCATTCATCTAGACTGCACGCAGGGTCCATTGGGGTGGAGTATAAATTTTTACAACAGCAgcgctttttttattttataaatttggcacccaacgtGGGGGCTGTGCATCTCCAATTCCCActccaatttggaatggccaatcatcTGCAACCACAGTCACATCCATGCTGCGATCTCCACTGCTGATTCGCGACAGTATAGACATCCACGGTTCTACTCCGGAACACGTGATGTCACcaaatgcttcttttcacaccgcagactacagctaagcttgcaaGGAGTGGAagcggaggaagacctttcctATGCGGCTTTAGCATGCAGTCCACGAGTTCCTGATCAACCAGTGGGGGGCACTAACAGCACAGCAAAACAGTTATGGTCTAACCAGTATTTTTACACTTTTCAATTTCATAATCAAGGTGCCTACTTCTTACAAATTTGCATGTTtcccattaaaaataacaaggaGATATGGAGAGCTTGCTGAGCTCAGTTCAGCAACCCCACAGATACCACTGAACTGGGTCAACAGAACCCAAACATCAAAGCGCTTTGAATTAGGTGCAACTAGAGCGCAGTgaaaggtcatgtgactgtgaaCTCTGATGGAAGAGACGGCGAGCCCCCAGCAGCTGGAGGTTGGGTCAGAgatcctccacctcctccctttATTTACCTAAAGTCTGACTGCCTCACTACTCAACCGTAAAGACAAACAGCAAAGCTAGCAATTCTGTAGATCACCTGTGAATGATCTTCCCCTCCCAAACTTAATAAAAGCGGCCTTAACTGATGCCAACCATCTATAACGCAATTGTCTGACAGCACAATGAGTACAGgaagtttttttcaaaatgggttTGGTGTTTATAGAAACCTGGATGAAAATTGCCTCTCACTTGTCTGGTCTTCTGTAACAAGAGTAAGACTGATTCTGAAATTATGCTTTATGTAATTTGCTGCTGATCCTGTTACTACCTATTTTCAAAGATCCACCCCACAAAACACATATTAGCATACTAGTTGGGGAGCTGGACTTCTTAAAACtgtgaggttgcaggtttgattcccaggtgggacactgctgttgaacCTTTGAAcaagggtacttaacctgaactgcttcagtaaatatccacctGTATGAATGTAAAGAATGCACGCTGTATAAGTTGCCTTGGATATGAAAAAAGCTTAAATGTGATGGTGCCCCAGGGGTCCACAGTATCTCGGGATCCGGACCCACCTGCGGCCTTGTTCCTGAGGCAGTAGTCTGGCGAATCCTCCACGTACACCAGGCTGTTCTTGATGGGCCTGCGGAGCTCCCTGTCAGCCACCGCAAACCCCGTGCCGTCCTGGTTCATGGTGACCTCTACGGCCCCGTTGTACTTCTCCCGGAGGTAGTCCCCCGTCGTGCGAAAGTCGGCCATGGCCTGCCAGCACGTCCGGAGCACGCAGGAGCCGCTGACGCCGTGACACTTGCACTCCAGCTTCATAAAGCGCTTCACCGCCTGCAAAGGGCAAAGGGTCACATGACCGCGCTATTCTGCTGGACGCTCACTGACTGGAAACATCCGGTGTATGACCATCAGAACTCAAGTACTTGCACGACAACTGACTGATGGACGTGTTTCCACACCATGCTTGGATTCTGCTGTGAATAAACAATCACTGACTAGAAACATCTCGTTGAGGACAATCGGACAATGGGAACTTGAGGAAACAGACCGCAGTACAATTTGTGAATGCATCAACAGTACGAAGGATATTGTGATACACAACAACAGATCTATCATAGCTGACAGGCACCAGGAATCAAGGTGCCATCTTTAAGCAAGTGTTGAAAGGTCCTCCACAGGCATGGAATTACGACCCACTCTCACTGTAGAGTTACCCTGAACGAGACATAAAGATTAAGGATGTTCTCCTGGAATTGTTAAATAATTTGTCTATATTTCCTTGGCACACATTTATTCCCTCACCTCAGTTTTGGCCAAGCAAACCTATCCTTTGGAAACTCACCAAATGAACTGCGATTACTTCACACTTtcagtatgtgagtgagtgagttgcCTCACACATCACTGGAGAAAGGAGGAAAGCAGAGGACTCAGTCTAGCttataatacataaaatataaactgtAAACTGGTCACTCGGAACCTCAGTGTCTGTAGGTTTCTACTCTGAGAGACTCtacaccagtggtaaccaaccttgTTCATGAAGATCTactttcctgtaggttttcatttcaaccctaagaAAGAACATCTCATTCAATAGCtggagatcttgttgagctgctagttagtagaatcaggtgtgccagattaggattgaaatgaaaacctacagaatggcagatctccaggaacagggtttggcagcctTGCTGTACAGAGACTGATTCAGAATATTCATCATCTGCCCTGAACCAGTTCAGCTACCCATCCCTGTTCCGAGATGTCCCACGATGCCTTTCCCCTGCTGAACGCTCTGCTTTATTAACAGTACTGTACTGAGCATCCCATGTGACCAGGCGGTTGACCCAGAGGTCACGGGGTCACGAGAAGGTCACCCACCGTCCTCCCGCAGCGGTTGTTGTGCAGGTTCATCAGCGCCCGCGCGTCCCGGACCGCCCGTTCCCGCGCGTCCACGAACGCCTTGGCGAACTTGATGCCGTAGTTGACGTTGTCGCTGCAGCCGCCCCAGTCGAAGTTGCCCCGGTTGTCGCTGGCGCGGCCCCTCTTGTGGGGGTCGCAGCTGCAGATCTTTAGCTCCCCCTGGCTGCAGGCCCGGGTAATGGCGTAGACCACTCCGGCCGAGGAGATGGCGTACACGAAGGCGGCTTCGCGACTGCCTGTGGAGGACAAACCATGACCAGAAGCGCCCGTCAACCCCCGACAATAAAGTGCATTATGCATGTACATGAGTGTCTGctacattatattcatttacCGGATGCTCACCTCAAGAGCATCTTACATGAgaaacataagtgcattcacctgattcaTATGAGCAATAGAGCCAGATCTGACTAACAACTTTCACAGAGCAGCTTGTACAGATGCTAAATCATGAAAGCACCAAAGAAGCTAACTATGTTAACCAGGAATCAAAGTTCAAATTCTGTGCATACAACACGATGGTtccaatttaaacaaaaataaccacagacCGTtacatgtaaatgcaatgtcaGGGTTGTCAGGTGGATCATTGAACGAACAGGCATATCACttctccattttaaatattattatatgtgTAAGTCGACTCAGATGTTAAATGCTCTACTCTATAAACTGTTTAGAGATATCCTTCTGATACCTAATTTATCACTGCGCTTGTGTATTTTGATGGAAAGACGAGAATTGTGTTCTGGGATCCAAGCGGTCTGCTGCTACGTTTGCGTGAGCCATGATTGATGAGGACCGGCACAGTAAATGAGTTTTCATAGAAGCCTGGGTTATGTATATTCTGTGCTTCTATCTGTGGTTCTGTTCCCATTGATTAAACAGGCCAGTGAATGCACAGTGCTGGTTTTATTTCTGCATCAAGTTCtctgagattttttttgcctgtgttgCATGCTCactaaataagtaaaatatacTGAAGATCACTGAGACCAATCAGATGCAGTCTCATTTTACACGCACCACATGCAGTATAGTTGTAATAATACACACAAGATTTGCCATAGTAAGAGCATCGAGAGAAATGCGTGCATACTATCTCCCaccagtgaaatattttttcccgCTTTTATCATTTGTATACCTTATACATTGACTCCTCATACAGTtgagcaaaaagcaaaaataagtaGCACTTGAAGTTCTAAACTTAATTGAACTTAAATGAAGGTTAAGGATAAAGCAGATTGTagggttgtttttattttgtttgcttcaTGATGACAACAAACATTTGTTTGGAAACAGTAACTCCAGTTCACCTTCTTCTTCTCATGAAATACAAAACGTCTGTAGACAGAATCAAGAACCCAGCAAGCTATTCCAGAATCATCTGAGAGATGTGCTGTAGATAGTTTAACAAACCTGCTAAACCATTATCAATCGATTCAATTAATGATGTTTAGAGACTCCTACGTATAGCAAGCAATGTCCTTGGCTTTTTAATAGTTATGCAGAATAAGAACCCTTGGTGTGAAATGTCTCACTTGAAAGATGGCACCCAGAATACTTATGGACGAGGCTTAAATTCAGCATCAAGAGAAGCTGTTAGAGTAtgataaagtaaaaaagtaaaaagtattAAACCTACTGAACTTTTCCTTCCCAGAGGAAATGCTATAGCCAAATGTTCAAAGTATTGAGGTGATTCTGAACCAATGGACACTATATCAATCAAGGCCTAGGGTTTAGCGGGATGTTAAATGGTAGTGAATATGGCGGTAATTGATAATGGCGACAAACGAGCAAACTGGCAGCCGCAGGGGTTGAAATATTTCCACCATTCCATTAGCTTCAGGCCGTCCGTCAGAAACTATGAGCATCCAGGGGTCAGAGCTACTCTGCAGCGTTCCAGTGATAGATATTAAAGGATGATTTACGTGCTTCCCTGTCtggcacactcacatgcacatacacacttgcactcacacacacgtgtgcgcggacgcatacacacatgtacgtacacacacacacacacacacacacacgtaccctcctcacacacacacataccagacAAGCTCTCCTGCCAAGCAATGTACCCTTGAGTTACATCACTGTCAGACTGCAGGGAGCCTGATCCGGGCTGCATGTGACTGTATCGTCCGCAcctgtgcgtgcacacacacactcactcgcacacgcactcacacacactctacttactcatactcacacactcacggacactcacacgcgcgccacacacacacacacactcactcacacatacacgcactcacacacacacactctcactcacacacacactcacacacgcacacacacatacacgcactcacacacacacacacactcactctcactcacacacgcacacacacatacacgcacacacacacacttactcacactcacttacacacacactcacacacacagacacacacacactcgctcactcacttacacacacacacacacacacacatactcactcactcacacacacatacacgcacacacacacacacacgcacacacactcactgcgcAGCATGACGCGTCCAAAGACGGTGTGGTCGCGGTCGAGCGTGCTGCAGTTCCAGCGGTGGTGGCGGAACTGGTGCTGGCACTCGTGGATCCACTCTTTGGCTCCCCGGCCGATGGACTGCATGATGTCCGGGTGCCTCTGGCACAGCTGCCGCTGCTTGTTCACCAGGCCTGGGATGTTGTCACAGATGACCCCCGCCCCCAATGCGCCAATGTACCTGTGGGACAGAACATACTGTCACAACACCGCTAAAGCTAACTATCGTCAGGTCATAAAATCACATCTAAAGTATGACTAATGTGACTAATGTGTGTGCAAGGTCGACAGCCTATTTTAGGAAATTATAGTTCAATTTCTTCCGCTCCCTTAGATGTATTGTAGGATGGCATAGCAAACTGAATGTcttgtaaaatgtattctatAACACTTGCATAGAATTGTGTTCTTataatttatttagccaataatttaaaataatgcatttttctggACACCAGGAAACCCTTGAATCTTTGACATAAGTTCTGTGGGATCTTTTGTTGACCTTAGCAAGTCAAGGCCAATGTCTCATATGAGATACACTGTGTCCTACAAtgcagtgtccccatcactgggCAGCAGTACTGGTGTTCTAACTGGCCCAATGGGAAGATCACTTCTTGCTGGCTCTACCACCAGTGCCAGCAGCAGCCCGGATCAGTTGTTTGACATGTGGATGGGTTTCCCAATTGAGCCAACTTCTGCCATAACCGATAAGAGGGAAGAAGGCTGGTGGGGCTGGATTAGAGATCACTTGCTTATATACCGTTCAAGAGTTTGACAATACACACCGACAGACTTTTCACtacaaaacaagaccaggtcaaaacctagtatatagctggacctctccggccgaccaatggtgtaacttcataactcggccaaccaatggtgtaacttcatcactcattcactctgtctgatcactcagtcacagacgttcgcatttgtagggctggccccgctgttgcggtccagccaaataGTTCACCGGGATTAGTCAAACTTAAATTTAGTTTGTACTCTGAAACTGAATGTGTGCAGCAAGCATGCAGCGGCAATTCACCGGAGTGGTTCGCCAGTGAAAGCGCTGCAGTGTCAGGATCTCACAGCGCCCACGAGGCTGCCGTAAGCCGGCACATTTAGACAAAGCCAAGATACGGAACCCAACACACTGAGCGGATGAGgaatgtagcacagtgggtaaggaactgggcttgtaaccgaaaggtcgcaggttcgattcccgggtaggacactgccgttgtacccttgagcgaggtacttaacctgcattgcttcagtatatatccagctgtataaatggatacaatgtaaaatgctatgtgaaagttgtgtaagttgctctggataagagcgtctgctaaatgcctgtaatgtaatgtaatgtaaggaaTGACACCTTCGTGGGGTTGCATCCCTGAGACTGAAAGCCACGGTGCGGTTAACGTGTCATCGTGCCAGGGCTCGCTCCCATGAGCCTTCATTCTCATTGTCACGGTAACGATCAAACTGCGACTGGAGACGGGGAGCGGTTTCTCCTGGTTCCTGTCGGCTTTCCCCCAAAATCCCTCCTGGCAGTGCTACCGTACGGAGGCAGCGTTTTgttgtttcaaatattttttatgggcTTTTTAtagctttattggacaggacagtgtagagagacaggaagaacagggaagAGTGAGGGAGACACATGCGACAAAGGTCGCGCGGttggactcgaaccgccgatgtcgcggctcgtaatgagcatgtggacagtgctctacaggctgtGCCACGAGACTCCCCAGCAGTGCGTTTACTCTTCCTTCAGACAGCAAGCGGTCAAGACAAACCTGGTTTTGTCTGCTTCAGCTACGGTCGAGAAACGGGCAGCCCGGGGCGCCGAAACACTACTTATCTAAACCATCATGATGACAACTGCTTCTCCCCAACTCTGAATTATGAAGAGAGAAATGCACACAATACTAACCGGAATGGAAATCGGAAACCAATCGTATCATGGAGGTTCATTCATAGCCATTTTTCTTGCGAAGGAGAATATACTGTACCtctaaaatgtgtcatttaatTGCTGACAACCTTTCCATACTATTTCACAGCGGTGTTCAATGTTAGAAAAATGTTGCTGGAACACATACTTAGCCAACAGCGATTTACTACTTAAATGTACACTTAACCTTTAATCACGTGGTCCTAGCTGACATGATCTTCTGGAGATATTAACTTGGGCTTAAATAATGAGCTCATTCATGACTGCTGACCCAAATTTGCAGTCAAGCATACCAGAaaagagactgtaaaaaaaaaaaagtcatgcaAAAAAATTCCAAACGAAACGGATTCATTCTGGCACAATACAAACTAAAAGCACCTTGGATATGTTTTACTTTATCCAGGTTCCTGTAGGATAACTCGGCATCGTTTCTAAGCAACCTAGATATACAACCATTCTACAGCGGGACAACAATGGACAGGACTTACCGCAGCGGTCATCTGCTTTTtaggaaaacagaaacagttttAATTGCGCAAAGCTGCATGCTGCAAGTTTCCCTTTTACTCCACAGGATTAATGTGAGCAGGTAAAAGCCGAGACACTGTGCCAGCAAAACTCTTCTGGACCACTCCTTAAAATTCTGCTCCTTCGTCATCCTGCACTTATTTTTACAATACCAGTCAAAACCGCTTCTTCATCCACAAGGCAAAGACAATGTGGGCTGGCctgatgaaatgttttcagGCATGAAAAATAAGCTTTCAAACTATGATCCAGAAACATCTGGTGGTGAAGACCTCAACATGTTGAATGTCTACATTAACTGTGTTAACATAA
This window contains:
- the LOC135237445 gene encoding protein Wnt-2b-A-like translates to MFGLSKARGFSRNRSDASGATSGLGLRRASRNLVSSSEGSNATSRLYVAFILLLLLFTPRVDSSWWYIGALGAGVICDNIPGLVNKQRQLCQRHPDIMQSIGRGAKEWIHECQHQFRHHRWNCSTLDRDHTVFGRVMLRSSREAAFVYAISSAGVVYAITRACSQGELKICSCDPHKRGRASDNRGNFDWGGCSDNVNYGIKFAKAFVDARERAVRDARALMNLHNNRCGRTAVKRFMKLECKCHGVSGSCVLRTCWQAMADFRTTGDYLREKYNGAVEVTMNQDGTGFAVADRELRRPIKNSLVYVEDSPDYCLRNKAAGSLGTSGRVCSKSSLGSDGCEVMCCGRGYDTTRVRRVTKCECKFKWCCAVECKDCEETVDVHTCKAPRHVNWLNHT